The sequence ACGCGCCCGGCGACGAGATCAAGCACATCGACTGGCGCGCCTTCGCCAAGCTGGACAAGTACTACGTCAAGCGCTTCGAGATGGAGACCAACCTCCGCGCGCTCCTCGTGCTCGACGCCAGCGGGAGCATGGCGTACGGCCGCGGGGCGATGACCAAGCTCCAGTACGCGTCGGTCTGCGCCGGCGCCCTCGCGTATCTGCTCGCGCGCCAAGGCGACCAGGTGGGTCTCTGCGTCGCGGGCGACGGAGGCACATCGGAGGGAGTGCGCGAATTCCTGCCTTTCGCGTCCTCGCCCACGCACGTGCAGGAGCTGCTCCGGATGCTCGAGGGATCGCAGGGGAAGGGACCGACCCTGTTGCCGGCGGCGCTCGACTTCACCGCCGAGAAAGCGGGGCGGCGCGCGCTCGTAGTCGTGCTCAGCGATCTCTTCGATGCCACCGAGCAGAGCTTGCCGGCCTTGAAGATGCTTCGCTCGCGCCGCCATGACGTCCTGCTCCTGCAGACGCTCGATCGCGAGGAGCTGGACTTCCCCTTCGACGACCCGACCCGCTTCCTCTCCATGGAAGACGACCGGCAGATCGAGGCCCAGCCGCGGCAGATCCGCGAGAGCTACCTCGTGGAGATGCGCCGGTTCCTGGAGAGCACCCGCAAGGAGCTGGCCCGCTCGGACGTCGAGGTGGAGCAGATCGCCACCGACGCCGCTCCGGACCGCGTGCTCCTCAAGCTCCTCGCCCGCAGGGAAGCCGCCTGATGTTCCAGTTCGCGCATCCTGCTTACCTCTGGGGGCTGTTCGCGATCGCGCTGCCGATCCTCGTCCACCTGTTCAACCAGCGCCGTCCGCGGCCGCTCAGCTTCGGCGCCATCGAATTCGTGCTCCGCTCGCAACGGCAGCGGGCCCGAAGGCTGAGGCTCCGCCAGATCGTGCTGCTCGCGCTGCGCTGCCTCCTGATCGCCGCCGTGGCGCTGGCGCTGGCGCGCCCGTCGCTGCGGCCTCGCGGGGTGCAGGCGGCGCAGGCGACGGGCCCGCAGGCCACCGCCCTGGTGCTCGACGCGTCCCTGTCGATGCGCTACCGCATCGGGTCCAGGACGCTGTTCGAGAAGGCCCGCAGCGAAGCGCTGGCCGCGCTCGATCGGCTCGGTCCCGACGAGCCCGCCACCGTGGGGCTCTGCGCCGGGTCCTCGGGCTTCGCGGGCGCGGGAATGGCGGCGCCTTCCTTCGATCGACTCGCCGCGCGGCGACTGTTGCAGTCCGCCCAGCCGACGTACCTCTCCAGCGACATGACCGGCTGCCTCGCCGCCGCTGCCAAGGCGCTGGGAGACAGCCCGGTCGCGGGAAAGCGCATCATCGCCTTCAGCGATCTGGCTGCGCACTCCATCCGTCTGGACGCGCCGCCGCCGTTGGTCCCGCCACCGCCGAACGCTCCAGCGGGCGCGCAAGGTATCCGCCCCAACGTGGTCCTCGTCGATGCGGCGCGCGGCAGCGAGCTTCCCAACGCCGCGGTCGTCGCCACGGCCGTGCGGCCCTCGGGGTCGCTGGGACCGCGTGGATACGAGGTGGTGGCGACCATCGCCAACTCCGGAACGCAACCGGTGTCGGGGCTGCAGGTATCGCTGAAGATCGGACCCAACATCGTCGCCAAGGGATTCGTCGACGTCCCCGCGCACGGAACGGCGAAGAAGACGCTGGCGGCGGTGCTGCCGGCCGGCGTGGTCAGCGGCCGCGTGGAGCTCGCGCGCGTCGAGGCGCAAGGGCTCGACGAGGACGACGGGGAGGACTTCGTCGTTCACGTGCCGAGGGACGTGAAGGCGCTGATCGTCGACGGCGCTCCCAGCAGCCTGCGCTCGCGCGACGAGGCGTTCTTCGTCGAGGCGGCGCTGGCGCCTGCGCGGACCGGGGGGCGCATCCACGCGCAGACCCTCGACGCAGACGCGGCGGCCAACGCTTCACTGGACGGATACGACGTCGTCCTGCTGTTGAACGTGGCGGCCCCGCAAAAGGCGTTCGTCGAGAAGCTGCGGCAGGCGGCGAGCCAGCGCGGGATGGGGATCTTCCTCGCGCTCGGCGATCACGTCGATCCCGACGCGTACAACGCCGCATTCGGCGACCTGCTGCCCCGTCCGCTCCACCTGATCAAGACGGCGGCGGAGCCCGGAGCGCAGGGATCGGAGGAGCACGCCGCGCGCTTCGGCGTGATCGAGTGGGCGCATCCGCTCTTCCGCGTCTTTGGTCCGGCCGAGCGCGAGGGCCTGGAGAGCGCGCGCACCTTCCGCTATGCGCTCCTCAAGCCCGAGGGGCAGGCGCATACGCTCGCCTCGTACGACGACGGCGCCCCGGCGCTGATCGAGAAGCGCCTCGGGGCGGGCCGCGTCCTGCTCTACACGAGCTCCGCTTCGCGAACGTGGACCGATTGGCCCATCCGCGTCTCCTTCCTTCCCGTCCTGCAGCAGGCGGTGAGCTGGCTCGCCGACGCGATCGAGCAGCGGCAGCCGACGCCGGCGTTGGTCGGCGAGGAGCGGACGCTCGCGGCGCCCTCGGGAACGAGGGTGGAGAGAGTCCTTGGACCAGCAGGGGAGGCGCTGCAGCTCCGCCGGGAGACGGCGCATCCAGACGACGCCACCGTGGCGCTGCCGGCGCCCGGCCAGTACCGCGCGCTGGTCGCGCCCCCAGGTGTGCAGCCCCGGGAAGAGCCGACGCTGGCTTTCGTGGCGACGCTCGACCCGCGGGAGAGCGATCTTCGGCGCGTCGACGAGGCGGAGCTGAAGGCGCAGCTCGGTGGCTCAGGCTCGGCGCGGGTGGCCGCTTCGGCCGCCGCGGCGGAGGGCGCCCACGGTACTCCCCTGTGGAGCGGCCTCCTGCTGCTGGGCGCCTTGGCGCTCCTCGGCGAAGGCGCCCTGACCCGAAGGTAACGGCTCTGAAGCCGGATTTCGTTACGCGCGGCGTTCGGTGGGATCGATCGGGCGTTCGATGCGTGCTGCCGTCTCCATCAGCCGTTCCGCGAACTGGCGGTGCTCCACGGTTCCGCAGGATCCCGCTGCGGCGCGAGGATCGATGGCGCTGGCTGGACGGGCGAACTTCTGCAACGCCTCGACGCGGGAAGACGCCTCGGCGAGCCGCTCGCGGGGCAGGGGACCCGCCCGCGCGCCCCGGGCAATCGCGTCGATGGAGTCGTGCTGGTGTTGCAGCGTGTGGCAGACGAGGACCGCGTCGCAGCCGGCGTCGATGGACAGCTCCGCGGCGTCGGGCACGCCCCAGGTATCGGAGATGGCGTGCATCTCCAGATCGTCGGAGATGCAGCATCCGCGGAACTCGACGTCCTCGCGCAGCAGCCGCAGCGCGACCGGTGAGAGCGTGGCGGGAAGCCGATCGAGCGTTTCGAACCGGACGTGCGCCGTCATCACCGAGGCGAGGCCCGCCCGCGCAGCGGCGACGAACGGGACCAACTCGACCTCCCACAGCCGCTTGTCGTCGTGAGCGAGGCGCGGCAGCGTGAGGTGCGAGTCCTGCGAGGTGTCGCCGTGGCCGGGGAAGTGCTTCACGCAGCTCGCCACGCCGGCGCGCTCGAGAGCCTGCGCCATCGCGACGCCGAGCCGGGCGACGCGCCGCGGATCCCGTGAAAACGAGCGGTCGCCGATCACGGGGTTGCGCGGGTTGGTGTCGACGTCGACCACCGGCGCGAAGTCCAGGTCGATCCCGCAGGCGGAAAGCTCGCGGGCAATCATCTGGCCCACGCGCTCGACGACCACCGTTCCGTTCATGTCTCCGACGCCGCCCTGCTGATCGATCTCGCCGAGGCGGCGCATGCTGGGCCAGGCCGTCCAATGCGGAGGCTTGAGCCGCTGGACCCGTCCTCCTTCCTGGTCGATGCAGATCAGGAGCGGACCGCCGGCGGCGGCTTTCAGCGTTCGCGAAAGCTCCGCGACCTGACCCGGGTCGACCACGTTGCGGGCAAAGAGGATGACCCCCCCGACGCCGCGGCGGATGAGGTCCAGTTCGGAAGGGCTGGGAGCGTGTCCCTGGATCCCGACGAAGACGCAGCGCGCTGCCTCGCGGTCGAACTCGTCCATTTCCCTACCTCGGGCCGAAGGGCGGCCGCGAACTCTCGCATGGCGGGGTGCCGCGGGAAAGTCCGGTTGTTGTGCCAGCGTACGTGCGACCGGGTGTCGTCCGTGTGCTGAACGTACATGCAAACGTTTGATTACCGGACAGTTTTATTGCCGGGCGGACGATCGCCTGATAACCTTTCATGCTGGAGCCTGGGCGAAAGGTTCAAGGTGAAACGGACACTGGCGGTCGTGGTGCTCGCGGTGGCGCCGCTTGCGGCGCGGGGGGCTCAGTCCGACCGCGAGGCGTTGCGCAAGGCGGTCGAGCAACTGCTCTCGCAGCCGCCGCTCTCGAACGCCCGGGTGGCGCTCCAAGTGGAGTCGCTGGATGACGGGCAGGTCATCTACTCGCGCAATCCGGACGACCTCCTCAATCCCGCTTCCAATACCAAGCTGGTGACAGCCGCGGCGGGCCTGTTGCGCCTCGGTCCGGAGTACCGCTTCATCACCGACTATCTCGCCGACAAGCCGATGGCGCACGGCCGGATCGGCACCCTGTACGTGAAGGGCCGCGGCGATCCGTCGGTGACGACCGAGCGTCTCGACGGGCTGGTCTCCGACCTCTGGCACCGCGGCGTCCGCACCATCGGCGCCATCGTGCTCGACGACTCGTTCTTCGATCGGGAGGAGTTCGGGCCGGGTTGGGAACAGGAACCGAGCGACAAGGCCTGGGCCGCGGGCGTCGGCGCGCTCTCGCTCAACCACAACGCCGTCGCGATCTACATCACGCCGGGCGACAAGGTCGGGGCGCGGGCGAAGGTGGAGGTCGAGCCGGACTCCCGCGACTACTTCATCATCGACAACCGGGTGACGACCGTTCGCGCGAACGGCCGGCGCAAGCTGCGGCCGCGCGCCATTCCCGAGGGCGACCGGACGCGCATCGTCGTCGACGGCCGGATCCCGCTCCGCGCGGAGTCGATGGTCATGCCCCGGCGCGTGGGCGATCCGGCGTTCTATTACGGGCAGACATTGCGCATGCTGCTGCGGCAGCGCGGCATCCGCGTCACGGGCGGCGTCAAGCGAGGCGCGATTCCGCAGACGGCGTTGTTGATCCAGGGCTACGAGTCGCCCGAGCTGGCCGAAATCATCCGCGACATGAACAAGATTTCCTCGAACTTCATCGCCGAGATGGTGGTGAAGACGCTCGGAGCCGAGCTGAAGGGGACGCCGGGGTCGTGGCCCAAGGGCCTGGAAGTGGCGGAGGACCTGCTCGCCGAGCTGGGGATTCCCCGCGGAACCTACGTGCTCAAGAACGGCAGCGGACTGAACGACACCAATCGGTTCACCGCGCGCCAGCTCGCGACCCTCTTGCAGGCGGTGTGGAAGCGGTTCCCGGTGGCCTCGGAGTTCGTCTCCTCTCTGGGGATCGCGGCGCGCGACGGCACCATGCGCCTGCGCATGGAAGGTACCGACGCCGCCGGCCGGCTGCGAGCGAAGACCGGTACGCTCGAGCGGGTCACCGCGCTCTCCGGATACGTGCAGAGCCTCGGAGGCGAGCGATTCGTCTTCTCGGTGCTGGTGAACGACTGGTCGGGAAAAAGCGCTCCGGTCATTTCGTCCATCGATCGCCTCGGCGGCATGCTCGCCGCACTCGGCGCGCCCGAGGCGGGAGTGCGGGAAGCCGCACTGGCCGCGGCCACGCTGCCGCAGGAGGCGCAGCCCGCCGAGCTGAGGGCGCGCATCGCCACGTATGCGGGGCTCGCCTCGGCGGGCGACAAGAAGAACCTGCCCTTCCTGCGCTCCGCCCTGCGCAGCGAGCGCGATCCGCTGCTGCGCATCGTGCTCGCCGACGCCGTGTATCGGAGCGATCCGGATCAGGGCGGCGGTGTCCTCCTGGAGGTGATGCCGCCGTCGGCAGAGCTGTTCCTGCGGCTGCGCAGCGTCGGACGGGAGCTCGCGCTGCCGGTTCCGGCGGTGTCGTCGCTGCTAGACCTGGCCGTCGACGGCAGCGCCGAAGCGCTGGCCCGTCTCTTCGCCCTGGCGCCGCTCGCCCGCGGAACGCACCGGGACGAGCAGCTCGCTGCCCTCCTCTCCGACGGCCTCGTCGAGGTGGGCGACGCTTCCCCCGACGAGATGTTCACGGGGCTCCGCGCCGCGCCGGCCGCGCAGGCCCAGGCCGCCGTGGAGCTGGTCGCGGTGGGCGTCGAGCAGACCGGGACCGACGTCGCGCGCTATCCGCTCGCGCTCGCGCTGCGCAAGGAGATCGCGGACGCGAGCGCGCCCGACGCGCAGCTCGAGGTCTGGCTTGCCGCCATCGAGCGCCGTCCGGCGCGGCCGCCGGAGGCGGTGGTCCATGCGGCGCCACCGCAGGCGCCTGCACCGGCCGCGCAACCCTCCGCTGCGCCGACGCCACCGGGACCACCGGGCGCAAGCCCCGTACCCGTGCCGGCCGC comes from Deltaproteobacteria bacterium and encodes:
- a CDS encoding DUF58 domain-containing protein; translation: APGDEIKHIDWRAFAKLDKYYVKRFEMETNLRALLVLDASGSMAYGRGAMTKLQYASVCAGALAYLLARQGDQVGLCVAGDGGTSEGVREFLPFASSPTHVQELLRMLEGSQGKGPTLLPAALDFTAEKAGRRALVVVLSDLFDATEQSLPALKMLRSRRHDVLLLQTLDREELDFPFDDPTRFLSMEDDRQIEAQPRQIRESYLVEMRRFLESTRKELARSDVEVEQIATDAAPDRVLLKLLARREAA
- the nagZ gene encoding beta-N-acetylhexosaminidase, whose amino-acid sequence is MDEFDREAARCVFVGIQGHAPSPSELDLIRRGVGGVILFARNVVDPGQVAELSRTLKAAAGGPLLICIDQEGGRVQRLKPPHWTAWPSMRRLGEIDQQGGVGDMNGTVVVERVGQMIARELSACGIDLDFAPVVDVDTNPRNPVIGDRSFSRDPRRVARLGVAMAQALERAGVASCVKHFPGHGDTSQDSHLTLPRLAHDDKRLWEVELVPFVAAARAGLASVMTAHVRFETLDRLPATLSPVALRLLREDVEFRGCCISDDLEMHAISDTWGVPDAAELSIDAGCDAVLVCHTLQHQHDSIDAIARGARAGPLPRERLAEASSRVEALQKFARPASAIDPRAAAGSCGTVEHRQFAERLMETAARIERPIDPTERRA
- the dacB gene encoding D-alanyl-D-alanine carboxypeptidase/D-alanyl-D-alanine-endopeptidase; protein product: MQTFDYRTVLLPGGRSPDNLSCWSLGERFKVKRTLAVVVLAVAPLAARGAQSDREALRKAVEQLLSQPPLSNARVALQVESLDDGQVIYSRNPDDLLNPASNTKLVTAAAGLLRLGPEYRFITDYLADKPMAHGRIGTLYVKGRGDPSVTTERLDGLVSDLWHRGVRTIGAIVLDDSFFDREEFGPGWEQEPSDKAWAAGVGALSLNHNAVAIYITPGDKVGARAKVEVEPDSRDYFIIDNRVTTVRANGRRKLRPRAIPEGDRTRIVVDGRIPLRAESMVMPRRVGDPAFYYGQTLRMLLRQRGIRVTGGVKRGAIPQTALLIQGYESPELAEIIRDMNKISSNFIAEMVVKTLGAELKGTPGSWPKGLEVAEDLLAELGIPRGTYVLKNGSGLNDTNRFTARQLATLLQAVWKRFPVASEFVSSLGIAARDGTMRLRMEGTDAAGRLRAKTGTLERVTALSGYVQSLGGERFVFSVLVNDWSGKSAPVISSIDRLGGMLAALGAPEAGVREAALAAATLPQEAQPAELRARIATYAGLASAGDKKNLPFLRSALRSERDPLLRIVLADAVYRSDPDQGGGVLLEVMPPSAELFLRLRSVGRELALPVPAVSSLLDLAVDGSAEALARLFALAPLARGTHRDEQLAALLSDGLVEVGDASPDEMFTGLRAAPAAQAQAAVELVAVGVEQTGTDVARYPLALALRKEIADASAPDAQLEVWLAAIERRPARPPEAVVHAAPPQAPAPAAQPSAAPTPPGPPGASPVPVPAAAPVPAPTPAVAPTKADAGAHPSSASRTGPAVLVTPATDAKPASAVCTAQSPACPGGG